Proteins encoded within one genomic window of Triticum aestivum cultivar Chinese Spring chromosome 2D, IWGSC CS RefSeq v2.1, whole genome shotgun sequence:
- the LOC123049885 gene encoding uncharacterized protein, translating into MATMGVGGAVKMIVGAKEERVVATGKAPGACPSCGSPVVATDVESERRILCLPLCLKNKRKYSCTRCFRRLVTAYS; encoded by the coding sequence ATGGCAACAATGGGCGTGGGCGGAGCGGTGAAGATGATCGTCGGAGCGAAGGAGGAGCGGGTGGTGGCCACGGGCAAGGCGCCCGGCGCGTGCCCGTCCTGCGGCAGCCCCGTGGTGGCGACCGACGTGGAGAGCGAGCGGCGCATCCTCTGCCTCCCGCTGTGCCTCAAGAACAAGCGCAAGTACTCCTGCACCAGGTGCTTCCGCCGCCTCGTCACCGCCTACAGCTAG